Proteins encoded by one window of Clostridium cagae:
- a CDS encoding replication-associated recombination protein A, producing the protein MSPLADLMRPSKIEDFVGQRHILGKNTPLYNLIKSKKICNCIFYGPPGTGKTTLANIMAKYVDKKFYKLNATTASVKDIQNITSELDNLLNYAGVVLYIDELQHFNKKQQQSLLEFIEDGRITLIASTTENPYFVIHKAIISRCNIFAFEPLIISDIIVGLEKSLDKLINEGIEVTYSNEALKYIAEISQGDYRKAYNILELSINSQMTLHKEISVDYIEKLGQSNMRADNSGDEFYNLLSALQKSIRGSDSDAAIHYLARLIKGGNIAAIIRRISVIVAEDIGLAHPNALTVVNSGLDLAMKVGFPEARIVLAELVIYLATLPKSNSAYLAINSAMNDLESINFGDVPKHLKDGHYAGAESLGVGGYKYPHDYPNHYIKQEYLPTELKKKLYYIEQNNKYEENIRKYWSSIKNNSNELTKAEYFDKI; encoded by the coding sequence ATGAGTCCTTTGGCTGATTTGATGCGACCAAGTAAAATTGAAGATTTTGTTGGACAGAGACATATATTAGGTAAAAATACTCCATTATATAATTTAATAAAGAGTAAAAAAATATGTAACTGCATATTTTATGGACCACCAGGAACGGGGAAGACTACTTTAGCAAATATAATGGCTAAATATGTTGATAAAAAGTTTTACAAATTAAATGCAACAACAGCATCAGTAAAAGATATACAAAATATAACTAGTGAGTTAGATAATTTGTTAAATTATGCAGGTGTAGTTCTTTATATAGATGAATTACAACATTTTAATAAAAAACAACAACAATCATTATTAGAATTTATAGAAGATGGAAGAATAACATTAATAGCAAGCACAACTGAAAATCCTTACTTTGTAATACATAAAGCAATAATAAGTAGGTGTAATATTTTTGCTTTTGAACCATTAATAATATCTGATATAATAGTAGGATTAGAAAAATCTTTAGATAAATTAATAAATGAAGGTATAGAAGTGACGTATTCAAATGAAGCTTTAAAGTATATAGCTGAAATATCTCAAGGAGACTATAGAAAAGCTTATAATATATTAGAATTATCTATAAATTCACAAATGACTTTACACAAGGAAATATCTGTAGACTATATTGAAAAGCTTGGCCAATCTAATATGAGAGCTGACAATAGTGGAGATGAATTCTATAATTTGTTAAGTGCACTCCAAAAAAGCATAAGGGGGAGTGACTCGGATGCAGCAATTCATTACTTAGCTAGACTTATAAAGGGTGGAAACATAGCAGCTATTATAAGACGAATTTCTGTTATAGTAGCTGAAGACATTGGTCTTGCACATCCAAACGCACTTACTGTTGTTAATTCAGGATTAGATTTAGCTATGAAAGTAGGCTTTCCAGAAGCTAGAATAGTTTTAGCTGAACTAGTAATATATTTGGCAACATTACCTAAATCTAATAGTGCGTATTTAGCAATAAATTCTGCAATGAATGATTTGGAAAGTATAAATTTTGGCGATGTTCCTAAACATTTGAAAGATGGTCATTATGCTGGAGCAGAAAGTCTTGGGGTTGGAGGATATAAATATCCTCATGATTATCCAAATCATTACATAAAACAAGAATATTTACCAACAGAATTAAAGAAAAAGCTATATTATATTGAACAAAATAACAAATATGAAGAAAATATAAGGAAATATTGGTCATCTATAAAAAATAATTCTAATGAATTGACAAAAGCCGAGTATTTTGATAAGATATAA
- a CDS encoding molybdopterin-binding protein — MKLIDTKNSVGHVLCHDITQIIKDVKKGTAFRKGHIVTEEDIPVLLSLGKDHLYVWEKKEGFFHENEAAEVLLKICKNDNMTNSEVKEGKIELIASCEGLLKIDIDKLKKINMLDEIIIATRHNNTIVKKGDKLAGMRVIPLIIDGKKLESAKKIGESVPIIELKNFVKKKVGIVTTGNEVYYGRIKDTFSPVIKEKLSKFDVEIIGQTIVNDDTDNITNAIRSYIDKGANMVICTGGMSVDPDDLTPSAIKSTGAKIISYGAPVLPGAMFLLSYYNYNIPILGLPGCVMYAKQTIFDLVLPRIMADEKISKDDLASLGHGGLCLSCEKCTYPNCGFGKI; from the coding sequence ATGAAACTTATTGATACAAAAAATTCAGTAGGTCATGTTCTTTGTCATGACATTACTCAAATCATAAAAGATGTAAAAAAAGGAACTGCATTTAGAAAAGGTCATATAGTTACAGAAGAAGATATACCTGTATTATTATCTTTAGGAAAAGATCATTTATATGTATGGGAAAAGAAAGAAGGATTTTTTCACGAGAATGAAGCTGCAGAAGTATTACTTAAAATATGTAAAAATGACAATATGACTAACAGCGAAGTTAAAGAAGGTAAAATAGAATTAATTGCTAGCTGTGAAGGATTATTAAAAATAGATATTGACAAACTGAAAAAAATAAATATGCTTGATGAAATTATAATTGCAACTAGACATAATAATACTATAGTAAAAAAAGGTGATAAATTAGCAGGAATGAGAGTAATTCCATTGATTATTGATGGAAAGAAATTAGAAAGTGCAAAGAAAATAGGAGAGAGCGTGCCTATTATAGAACTTAAGAATTTTGTAAAGAAAAAAGTAGGTATTGTAACCACTGGAAATGAAGTTTATTATGGAAGAATTAAAGATACATTTTCTCCTGTAATAAAAGAAAAATTATCAAAGTTTGATGTTGAAATAATAGGACAAACTATTGTAAATGATGATACAGACAATATAACTAATGCAATTAGATCGTATATTGATAAGGGTGCAAATATGGTTATTTGTACTGGAGGAATGAGTGTAGACCCAGATGATTTAACACCAAGTGCAATTAAATCAACAGGAGCTAAAATAATATCTTATGGTGCACCAGTTTTACCTGGAGCAATGTTTTTACTTTCTTATTATAATTACAATATTCCTATTTTAGGATTACCGGGTTGTGTTATGTATGCGAAACAAACTATTTTTGATTTAGTTTTACCAAGGATTATGGCTGATGAAAAAATATCTAAGGATGATTTAGCATCATTGGGTCATGGCGGATTATGTCTTTCATGCGAAAAGTGCACATATCCTAATTGTGGATTTGGAAAGATATAG
- a CDS encoding MOSC domain-containing protein yields the protein MGKIMGICISEKRGTQKKRVDKANFIQDFGIENDAHAGKWHRQVSLLSYEKIEDFKAKGAEVNDGAFGENIIVQGFNLKALPIGSVLTCGNIILEITQIGKECHAHCEIYKKMGECIMPTNGVFAKVIEGGQMEIGDEIEITSGIGQNVLK from the coding sequence ATGGGTAAAATAATGGGGATTTGTATTAGTGAAAAAAGAGGTACACAGAAAAAAAGAGTTGATAAGGCAAATTTTATTCAGGACTTTGGAATAGAAAATGATGCTCATGCTGGAAAATGGCATAGACAAGTGAGCTTATTATCATATGAAAAAATAGAAGATTTTAAAGCTAAAGGTGCGGAGGTAAATGATGGCGCATTTGGTGAAAATATTATAGTACAAGGATTTAATTTAAAAGCTTTACCAATAGGGAGTGTATTAACTTGTGGAAACATTATATTAGAAATAACTCAAATAGGAAAAGAGTGTCATGCTCATTGTGAAATTTACAAAAAAATGGGTGAATGCATTATGCCTACTAATGGAGTGTTTGCAAAAGTAATAGAAGGTGGGCAAATGGAAATTGGAGATGAAATTGAGATTACATCTGGTATAGGACAAAATGTATTAAAATAA
- a CDS encoding RrF2 family transcriptional regulator, producing MKLSTKGRYGVRAMVDLAFNYGGPPTSIKTISKRQNLSEYYLEQLFSPLRKANIIRSIRGAQGGYVLCKPPSKITVGDIMHVLEGPVEIADCIDGVECSNVDSCATKLLWQKIKDSIDDVMNSITLKDIIDDYEGARASIEIVDRSE from the coding sequence ATGAAACTTTCTACAAAAGGAAGATATGGAGTTAGAGCTATGGTTGATTTGGCTTTTAACTATGGTGGACCCCCGACATCAATAAAAACTATTTCTAAAAGACAAAATCTTTCAGAGTATTATTTAGAACAACTATTTAGCCCACTTAGAAAAGCTAATATAATTAGAAGTATAAGAGGTGCTCAAGGCGGATATGTTTTATGCAAACCACCTTCAAAAATAACAGTAGGCGATATTATGCACGTTCTAGAGGGACCTGTTGAAATAGCTGATTGTATTGATGGTGTAGAGTGCTCTAATGTTGATAGTTGTGCAACAAAGTTATTATGGCAAAAGATAAAAGATAGTATAGATGATGTTATGAATTCAATTACTTTAAAAGATATAATAGATGATTATGAAGGGGCGAGAGCTTCAATTGAAATTGTCGATAGGAGTGAATAA
- the moaC gene encoding cyclic pyranopterin monophosphate synthase MoaC gives MENKFNHFDNEGNAIMVDVGNKNATERIAIASGKIRVNRDTFLAIEQGTAKKGDVLGVARVAGIMAAKKTSELIPLCHPLMITNCTIDFELLPKTLEVEVTSKVKVTGNTGVEMEALTAVSTTLLTIYDMCKAIDKAMEISNIHLRRKIGGKSGDFINE, from the coding sequence ATGGAAAATAAATTTAATCATTTTGATAATGAAGGCAATGCAATTATGGTGGATGTGGGTAATAAGAATGCAACTGAACGTATTGCTATTGCATCAGGAAAAATAAGAGTAAATAGAGACACATTTTTAGCTATTGAACAAGGAACAGCAAAAAAAGGTGATGTTTTGGGAGTGGCAAGAGTAGCTGGAATTATGGCTGCTAAAAAAACATCTGAATTAATACCATTATGCCATCCTTTAATGATAACAAACTGCACTATTGATTTTGAGCTTTTACCTAAAACTTTAGAAGTTGAAGTTACTTCTAAAGTAAAAGTAACAGGAAATACTGGTGTTGAAATGGAAGCGTTAACAGCTGTATCAACAACTCTTTTAACTATATATGATATGTGTAAGGCTATAGATAAGGCTATGGAGATAAGTAATATTCATTTAAGAAGAAAAATAGGTGGAAAAAGCGGAGATTTCATTAATGAATAA
- the moaA gene encoding GTP 3',8-cyclase MoaA produces MKDQYNRTIDYLRISVTDRCNLRCKYCMPKEGVEYLQHDEILTFDEIITICKSMVKLGIHNIKITGGEPLVRKDIVNLIKDIKSIKGIENVTLTSNGILLYDYLDDLEAAGIDGINISLDTLDRKKYEDITRKDGISNVLKSIEKAVNSNIPSVKINCLIMKDFNENEILSIAKFAKDERIDVRFIEMMPIGLGDMNEVVFQEKIKNIIEEKYGTMKNNFRKIGNGPAKYYTLDNFKGKIGFISAVSHRFCKTCNRIRITSDGVLKLCLQYNYSLDLKKALRAGINEEEFISMVKEAIYNKPKHHNFLEFKREDNLEERKMVQIGG; encoded by the coding sequence ATGAAAGATCAGTATAATAGAACAATTGATTATCTTAGAATTTCAGTTACAGACAGATGTAATTTGCGTTGTAAATATTGTATGCCAAAAGAGGGGGTGGAATATTTACAGCATGATGAAATATTAACTTTTGATGAGATAATTACTATATGTAAAAGTATGGTTAAGTTAGGTATTCATAATATAAAAATTACAGGGGGGGAACCTCTTGTAAGAAAAGATATAGTTAATCTTATAAAAGATATAAAGAGTATAAAAGGAATTGAAAATGTTACTCTTACAAGCAATGGGATACTGTTATATGACTATTTAGATGATTTAGAGGCAGCAGGAATAGATGGAATTAATATTAGTCTAGATACTTTGGATAGAAAAAAATATGAAGATATTACTAGAAAAGATGGTATAAGTAATGTTTTAAAATCAATAGAAAAAGCCGTTAATAGTAATATTCCTTCAGTTAAGATAAATTGTTTGATTATGAAAGATTTTAATGAAAATGAAATTTTATCTATTGCTAAATTTGCAAAAGATGAAAGAATTGATGTTAGATTTATAGAAATGATGCCAATTGGATTAGGTGATATGAATGAAGTTGTTTTTCAAGAGAAAATTAAAAATATCATAGAAGAAAAGTATGGAACTATGAAGAATAACTTTAGAAAGATTGGCAATGGCCCAGCTAAATATTACACATTAGATAATTTTAAAGGAAAAATTGGCTTTATCAGTGCTGTAAGTCATAGATTTTGTAAAACATGCAATAGAATTAGAATAACATCAGATGGGGTATTAAAATTATGTTTACAATATAATTATAGTCTGGATTTAAAAAAAGCTTTAAGAGCCGGAATCAATGAAGAAGAGTTTATTTCTATGGTTAAAGAAGCTATTTATAATAAACCTAAACATCATAATTTCTTAGAATTTAAAAGAGAAGATAATTTAGAAGAAAGAAAAATGGTACAAATAGGAGGATAA
- the nifS gene encoding cysteine desulfurase NifS has product MRNVYMDYAATTYVKPEVLEEMLPYFTKNFGNPSSFYEISRITKMAIDEARAKVAKALNCETSEVYFTGGGSEADNWAIKGIASAHKNKGNHIITTKVEHHAVLHTCQYLEKLGFEVTYLDVDEEGFINIEDLKNAITDKTILVSIMFANNEIGTIQPIKEIGEICKEKNVYFHTDAVQAIGNAPIDVKEMNIDMLSLAGHKIYGPKGIGVLYIKKGIRIENLIHGGGQERTRRAGTENIASIVGLGKAIELATANLEEHIKTMSELRDRLIDGLLEIPYSHLNGPRGDKRLPGNVNVRFRFIEGESILLSLDFEGICASSGSACTSGSLDPSHVLLAIGLPHEEAHGSLRLTLGDGSNIEDVDYVIETLPPIIQRLRNMSPLWEDFLKKGEN; this is encoded by the coding sequence ATGAGAAACGTATATATGGATTATGCGGCTACAACTTATGTAAAACCTGAAGTGCTAGAAGAAATGTTACCATATTTTACGAAAAACTTTGGTAATCCATCTTCTTTTTATGAAATATCAAGAATAACTAAGATGGCTATAGATGAAGCAAGAGCAAAAGTTGCAAAAGCATTAAATTGTGAAACTAGTGAAGTATATTTCACAGGTGGTGGATCAGAAGCTGATAACTGGGCAATAAAAGGTATTGCTTCTGCTCATAAAAATAAAGGTAATCATATAATAACAACAAAGGTAGAACATCATGCAGTTCTTCACACATGCCAATATTTAGAAAAACTTGGTTTTGAAGTAACTTACTTAGATGTTGATGAAGAAGGTTTTATTAATATAGAGGATTTAAAAAATGCTATAACAGATAAAACTATATTAGTTTCAATAATGTTTGCAAATAATGAAATTGGAACAATTCAACCAATTAAAGAAATTGGGGAGATATGCAAAGAAAAAAATGTTTATTTCCATACTGATGCTGTTCAAGCAATTGGAAATGCTCCGATTGATGTAAAAGAAATGAATATAGATATGTTATCATTAGCAGGTCATAAGATTTATGGACCTAAAGGTATCGGTGTTTTATATATTAAAAAAGGAATAAGAATTGAAAACTTGATTCATGGTGGTGGTCAAGAAAGAACAAGAAGAGCTGGAACAGAAAATATAGCTTCTATAGTAGGTCTTGGTAAAGCTATTGAATTGGCTACAGCAAATTTAGAAGAACATATTAAGACGATGAGCGAATTAAGAGATAGATTAATAGATGGACTACTTGAAATACCATATTCACATTTAAATGGTCCAAGAGGAGATAAGAGATTACCTGGTAATGTAAATGTAAGATTTAGATTTATAGAAGGTGAATCAATTCTTTTATCTTTAGATTTTGAAGGAATATGTGCATCAAGTGGAAGTGCCTGTACATCAGGATCGCTAGATCCATCACATGTATTATTAGCAATTGGGTTACCACATGAAGAAGCACATGGATCATTAAGATTAACACTAGGGGATGGATCTAACATAGAAGATGTAGACTATGTTATAGAAACATTACCACCTATTATTCAAAGATTAAGAAACATGTCACCATTATGGGAAGACTTTTTAAAGAAGGGAGAAAATTAA
- a CDS encoding nucleotidyltransferase family protein, producing the protein MVFEDNKKLNKYKNKLKVGGVIVAAGLSSRMGKFKPLLPLKNTTIIQSAINSMFEANVDEISVVLGFRGEDIEKVVKSECGINNLKNQTLKLVYNNQYFKTDMLESIKIGINELENCDIIFILPGDMPAISSNTFKELLIKKQETDSKIIFPTFLGRTKHPVLIDKKCIPFICNYQGDGGLRKALENISYDILYMPTDDYGCTLDADTKDEYENLIKYYNKGAKA; encoded by the coding sequence ATGGTTTTTGAAGATAATAAAAAATTAAATAAATATAAAAATAAGCTAAAAGTTGGAGGCGTAATTGTTGCAGCTGGTTTATCAAGTAGAATGGGAAAATTTAAACCATTATTACCTTTGAAAAATACAACAATTATTCAGTCAGCAATAAATAGTATGTTTGAAGCTAATGTTGATGAGATTAGCGTTGTTTTAGGATTTAGAGGAGAAGATATTGAAAAGGTAGTAAAAAGTGAATGTGGCATTAATAATCTAAAGAATCAAACTTTAAAATTAGTATATAATAATCAATATTTTAAAACTGATATGTTAGAATCTATAAAAATAGGAATAAATGAACTGGAAAATTGTGATATAATATTTATATTACCGGGTGATATGCCAGCAATTTCAAGTAATACATTTAAAGAATTGTTAATTAAGAAACAAGAAACTGATTCGAAAATAATTTTCCCCACTTTTTTAGGGAGAACTAAGCATCCCGTATTGATTGATAAGAAATGTATTCCTTTTATATGTAATTATCAAGGAGATGGCGGTTTAAGAAAAGCATTAGAAAATATATCATATGATATTTTGTATATGCCAACAGATGATTATGGTTGTACATTAGATGCTGATACGAAAGACGAATACGAGAATTTAATAAAATACTACAATAAAGGAGCGAAAGCTTGA
- the xdh gene encoding selenium-dependent xanthine dehydrogenase, translating to MYKINVNGKEFTLEEDKKLLSFLRDDLRITSVKDGCSEGACGTCTILVDGKAVKACIQKVSKFEGKKVITVEGLSKREKDVYTHCFAEAGAVQCGFCIPGMVLAAKGLLDNNLNPTRADVKKAIRGNICRCTGYVKIEQAILMAADYFRDNMEIPEKEKSAHISERFKRVDAEEKILGTGIFVDDIQLPGMIYAKALRSKYPRARVNKIDLTKALQHEDVVKILLAKDVPNNKIGHLVQDWDVMIAEGDITRYIGDALALIATNHKETLDEVINLIEVDYTELQAVTSPTDALKGDAPLVHSTGNILRKEYLKRGNADEAIKNSKYVVTRKYKTPFQEHGFMEPECAIAMPEGDDGLLLYTGSQSVYDERREISNMLQIPEEKVHCQSKLVGGGFGGKEDMSVQHHAALMAWYTKKPVKVKFSRQESLNYHTKRHAMELEFTTACDENGKLTAMKAILIADTGAYASLGGPVLQRACTHAAGPYNYQNIDILGMSIYTNNVVGGAYRGFGVTQSCFATENNINLLAEMIGMDPWDFRYINAVRPGEVLPNGQIADESAAMVECLEAIKDDYKNNPNAGLAIGFKNSGTGVGLKDIGRCILSIEDGIIHIRTSASCMGQGIATMCTHMVCETLGIDPNLTYHERPDTVRTPNSGTSTASRQTVLTGEATKRAALKLKEALDKVESLKDLEGKEYFGEFSAITDPMGSPKENPVSHVSYSYAAQVVLPDEDGKIKEVIAAYDVGTVVNPQSVEGQIEGGVIMGLGYALTEDFAVKDGYPQIKLGTLGLIRSTEAPSVKVKLVKGPGEIPHAYGAKGVGELCLIPTAPACAHAYYKLDGKLRTELPLKNTFYKK from the coding sequence ATGTATAAGATAAATGTAAATGGAAAAGAGTTCACGTTAGAAGAAGATAAGAAATTATTGTCTTTTTTAAGAGATGATTTAAGAATTACATCAGTAAAGGATGGTTGCAGTGAAGGGGCTTGTGGAACATGTACTATATTAGTAGATGGGAAGGCAGTGAAGGCATGTATTCAAAAGGTATCTAAATTTGAAGGGAAAAAAGTAATTACAGTTGAAGGGTTAAGCAAAAGAGAAAAAGATGTGTATACACATTGTTTTGCAGAAGCAGGAGCTGTTCAATGTGGTTTTTGTATTCCAGGAATGGTATTAGCTGCGAAAGGTTTATTAGATAATAATTTAAATCCAACAAGAGCTGATGTGAAAAAAGCAATACGTGGGAATATATGTCGTTGTACAGGATATGTTAAAATTGAACAAGCTATTTTAATGGCTGCTGATTATTTTAGAGATAATATGGAAATACCTGAAAAGGAAAAATCAGCTCATATATCAGAACGATTCAAAAGAGTAGATGCTGAAGAAAAAATATTAGGAACGGGTATCTTTGTAGATGATATTCAATTACCAGGAATGATTTATGCAAAAGCGTTACGTTCTAAATATCCACGTGCACGTGTAAATAAAATTGATTTAACAAAAGCATTACAACATGAAGATGTTGTTAAAATTTTGTTAGCAAAGGATGTTCCAAATAATAAAATAGGGCATTTAGTTCAAGATTGGGATGTTATGATTGCTGAAGGCGACATAACTAGATATATTGGGGATGCATTAGCATTAATTGCCACTAATCATAAAGAGACTTTAGACGAAGTAATTAATTTAATAGAAGTAGATTATACTGAATTACAAGCTGTAACTTCTCCGACAGATGCGTTAAAGGGTGATGCACCACTTGTTCATTCAACAGGAAATATTCTAAGAAAAGAATATTTAAAAAGGGGAAATGCAGATGAAGCTATTAAAAATTCTAAATATGTTGTAACAAGAAAATATAAGACACCGTTCCAAGAACATGGATTTATGGAACCAGAATGTGCTATAGCTATGCCAGAAGGTGATGATGGATTGTTGTTATATACAGGCTCTCAATCTGTATATGATGAAAGACGTGAAATTTCTAATATGTTACAAATACCAGAAGAAAAAGTACATTGTCAATCTAAATTAGTTGGTGGAGGATTTGGCGGAAAAGAAGATATGAGTGTACAACACCATGCCGCATTAATGGCATGGTACACTAAAAAGCCAGTAAAAGTTAAGTTTTCAAGACAAGAAAGTTTAAATTATCATACAAAACGTCATGCTATGGAACTAGAATTTACAACAGCTTGTGATGAAAATGGTAAGCTTACTGCAATGAAAGCGATTTTAATTGCAGATACAGGTGCATATGCATCTTTAGGTGGACCTGTGCTTCAAAGAGCTTGCACACATGCAGCAGGTCCTTATAATTATCAAAATATTGATATATTAGGTATGTCAATATATACAAATAATGTAGTTGGGGGAGCTTATAGAGGCTTTGGAGTAACCCAAAGTTGTTTTGCAACAGAAAATAATATTAATTTACTAGCAGAAATGATTGGTATGGATCCATGGGACTTTAGATATATTAATGCTGTCAGACCAGGAGAAGTATTACCAAATGGACAAATTGCAGATGAGAGTGCAGCTATGGTTGAGTGTTTAGAAGCAATAAAAGATGATTATAAAAATAATCCAAACGCTGGACTTGCAATAGGGTTTAAGAATAGTGGTACAGGTGTAGGATTAAAGGATATTGGTAGATGTATATTATCAATTGAAGATGGAATTATACACATTCGTACTTCAGCTTCATGTATGGGGCAAGGAATAGCAACTATGTGTACTCATATGGTTTGTGAGACATTAGGGATTGATCCAAATTTAACTTATCATGAAAGACCTGATACTGTTCGTACTCCAAACTCAGGAACAAGTACAGCATCGAGACAAACAGTGTTAACAGGGGAAGCAACTAAAAGAGCAGCATTAAAATTAAAGGAAGCTTTAGATAAAGTGGAATCTTTAAAAGATCTAGAAGGAAAAGAATATTTTGGAGAATTCTCAGCAATTACTGACCCGATGGGATCTCCAAAAGAAAACCCTGTAAGTCATGTTAGTTATAGTTATGCAGCACAAGTTGTTTTACCAGATGAAGATGGAAAAATAAAAGAAGTTATAGCTGCATATGATGTTGGAACAGTTGTAAATCCACAATCTGTTGAAGGTCAAATTGAAGGTGGAGTTATTATGGGGCTTGGATATGCATTAACAGAGGATTTTGCTGTGAAAGATGGGTATCCACAAATTAAACTAGGAACATTAGGTTTAATAAGATCAACAGAAGCACCAAGTGTAAAAGTAAAACTTGTAAAGGGACCAGGAGAAATACCTCATGCTTATGGAGCAAAAGGTGTTGGTGAATTATGTTTAATTCCAACAGCTCCTGCTTGTGCACATGCTTATTATAAACTTGATGGAAAACTTAGAACTGAATTGCCATTAAAGAATACATTCTATAAAAAATAA
- the nifU gene encoding Fe-S cluster assembly scaffold protein NifU, whose product MIYTDKVMDHFRNPRNVGEIEDANGIGEVGNAKCGDIMKIYLKVEDNIIKDVKFKTFGCGSAIASSSMATEMIKGKTLDEAWELSNKAVAEALDGLPPVKMHCSVLAEEAIHKAINDYRAANGLDVIPMKEHNHDELHNMVHGEE is encoded by the coding sequence ATGATATATACAGATAAGGTAATGGATCACTTTAGAAATCCAAGAAATGTTGGGGAAATTGAAGATGCAAATGGTATAGGTGAAGTTGGAAATGCTAAATGTGGAGATATAATGAAAATATATTTAAAAGTTGAAGATAACATTATAAAGGATGTAAAATTTAAAACTTTTGGATGTGGATCAGCAATAGCATCATCATCAATGGCAACTGAAATGATAAAAGGCAAGACTTTAGATGAAGCATGGGAACTAAGTAATAAAGCAGTAGCAGAAGCGTTAGATGGTCTTCCACCAGTGAAAATGCATTGTTCAGTATTAGCAGAAGAAGCTATTCACAAAGCTATAAATGATTATAGAGCTGCTAATGGATTAGATGTAATACCGATGAAAGAACATAACCATGATGAATTACACAACATGGTTCATGGAGAAGAATAG
- the mnmA gene encoding tRNA 2-thiouridine(34) synthase MnmA: MGLTKKKVLVGMSGGVDSSVAAYLLKEQGYEVIGATMQIWQEDKEVEEREGGCCSLSAVEDARRVCDKLDIPFYVLNFRDSFKKKVIEPFIQEYIDGRTPNPCIECNKHLKFDELLRKAQGIGVDYIATGHYAKIDKKDDRYMLIRSDDDRKDQTYALYNFTQDQLAHTLMPCGEYTKDRIREIAKEIGLAVHNKKDSEEICFISDNDHGKYILNAKPGAVKSGNFVDKSGNILGKHKGIVYYTIGQRKGLGLSVGRPVFVTDINPRTNEVVIGAEEDIFKTELIAGDLNFITFDKLEKEIEVEAKIRYSARPGKATIVPLKDGRVKVVFNEKQRAITKGQSVVFYNGNIVIGGGVIEAII; this comes from the coding sequence ATGGGTTTAACTAAGAAAAAAGTCTTAGTAGGTATGAGTGGCGGAGTTGATAGCTCAGTCGCTGCGTATTTATTAAAAGAACAAGGCTATGAAGTAATTGGTGCTACAATGCAAATTTGGCAAGAAGATAAAGAAGTTGAAGAAAGAGAAGGCGGTTGTTGTTCGCTTTCAGCTGTTGAAGATGCAAGAAGAGTATGTGATAAGCTGGATATACCTTTTTATGTTTTGAACTTTAGAGATTCTTTTAAAAAAAAGGTTATTGAACCATTTATTCAAGAGTACATAGATGGAAGAACTCCTAATCCATGCATTGAATGTAATAAGCATTTAAAATTTGATGAACTTTTAAGAAAAGCACAAGGAATAGGGGTAGATTATATAGCAACAGGTCATTATGCTAAAATTGATAAAAAAGATGATAGATATATGTTGATAAGATCTGATGATGATAGAAAAGACCAAACGTATGCTTTATATAATTTTACTCAAGATCAGTTAGCACATACACTTATGCCTTGTGGTGAGTATACTAAAGACAGAATAAGAGAAATAGCAAAAGAAATAGGATTAGCTGTTCATAATAAAAAAGACAGTGAAGAAATATGTTTTATTTCAGATAATGATCATGGTAAATATATATTAAATGCTAAACCTGGTGCTGTAAAGAGTGGAAACTTTGTTGATAAAAGTGGAAACATACTTGGAAAGCATAAAGGTATTGTATATTATACAATTGGTCAAAGAAAAGGTCTGGGTCTTTCAGTTGGCAGACCTGTGTTTGTTACTGATATAAACCCTAGAACAAATGAAGTAGTAATAGGGGCAGAAGAAGATATTTTTAAAACAGAATTAATAGCTGGAGACTTGAACTTTATTACTTTTGATAAATTAGAAAAAGAAATAGAAGTTGAAGCTAAGATAAGATATTCTGCAAGACCGGGTAAAGCTACTATAGTACCATTGAAAGATGGTAGAGTTAAAGTAGTATTTAATGAAAAACAAAGAGCTATAACAAAGGGCCAATCAGTTGTTTTCTATAACGGAAATATAGTTATTGGTGGTGGAGTAATAGAAGCTATTATTTAA